The Astatotilapia calliptera chromosome 2, fAstCal1.2, whole genome shotgun sequence genome includes a window with the following:
- the LOC113029745 gene encoding tumor necrosis factor receptor superfamily member 19-like, whose amino-acid sequence MDICLVEACFYAVLLLVCCGLVQSEPICDQTEFLHPNGTCVACPACVPGEELSEDCGFGDGGEGVCIPCEERKFSTETGVTPCRTCTQCSLLNRLEETACSPTSDSLCGHCLPGYYELRSMTGEVELLCLPCYSHDTIHTECLLLTSKGFKAESTTNSPKEHFRDPEEKRVKEETFSVVLIVSATASLIFLLALLLWGLHLTAEKFKQVPVYASKPEGILSAADLQHTPLFTHTDRAAQPEEAPSQIVSAENPTRGLYSVSHENWVHPTSIVINVTTNIKPSSQNTDSITQEQQSLITQEMERQLQDIWEIAEGQRIEMLDYDSVQDLSILLDSADNIKALRRLAQSLGVPPQIIPHIQGFQELFQYLRTSTYTLLPQLAQAAALLPNSEVVKRIHRAVVKQ is encoded by the exons ATGGACATTTGCCTGGTTGAGGCTTGTTTCTATGCTGTTCTGCTCTTG GTTTGCTGTGGGCTCGTGCAGTCTGAGCCCATCTGTGATCAGACAGAGTTCTTACACCCTAACGGCACTTGTGTTGCATGCCCTGCATGTGTGCCTGGAGAAGAGCTCTCAGAG GactgtggttttggagatggTGGGGAAGGCGTCTGTATTCCATGTGAAGAAAGAAAGTTCAGTACAGAAACAGGTGTGACTCCCTGCAGAACATGCACCCAGTGCAGCCTGCTGAACCGCCTTGAGGAGACGGCATGCTCACCTACCAGTGACAGCCTGTGTGGACACTGCCTCCCGGG GTATTATGAACTCAGGAGCATGACTGGGGAAGTGGAGCTGCTGTGCTTACCTTGTTATAGTCATGACACAATCCATACAGAGTGTTTGCTATTGACATCGAAAGGTTTTAAAGCAG AGAGCACCACCAACTCACCTAAAGAACATTTCAGAGACCCAGAAGAGAAGA GAGTCAAAGAAGAAACGTTTTCAGTGGTCCTGATTGTTTCAGCAACAGCTTCCTTGATTTTCCTTCTTGCTTTGCTTCTTTGGGGTTTACACCTGACTGCTGAAAAATTCA AGCAAGTTCCTGTATACGCTTCCAAGCCTGAAGGAATATTATCTGCTGCCGACCTTCAGCACACACCTTTGTTCACCCATACAGACAGAGCAGCACAGCCAGAAGAGGCGCCCTCACAGATAGTTTCAGCTGAAAATCCAACAAG AGGTCTGTACTCCGTGAGCCATGAGAATTGGGTGCATCCTACTTCTATTGTGATTAATGTCACCACCAACATCAAGCCTTCCAGTCAGAATACAGACAGTATTACACAGGAACAACAAAGCCTCATCACACAGGAG ATGGAACGACAATTGCAGGACATATGGGAGATCGCTGAAG GACAGAGGATTGAGATGCTCGACTACGACTCAGTTCAGGACTTGTCTATCCTGCTTGACTCTGCTGACAACATCAAAGCTCTAAGGAGATTGGCACAGTCTTTGGGTGTTCCACCGCAGATCATCCCTCATATCCAAGGCTTCCAGGAACTTTTTCAGTACCTGCGGACCTCCACCTACACATTGCTGCCCCAGTTGGCCCAGGCTGCTGCACTCTTGCCTAATTCTGAAGTTGTCAAGAGGATACACAGAGCTGTGGTAAAACAATAA